From Lolium perenne isolate Kyuss_39 chromosome 5, Kyuss_2.0, whole genome shotgun sequence, a single genomic window includes:
- the LOC127300503 gene encoding protein NLP3-like, producing the protein MSTSLQGEHTNGELIAVKVLHPIPGLDDEQFEKEYHNLASLEHKNIVRLVGYCHETQREFLPHNGKVVLAELTQRALCFEFMQNGSLASFLNDESNGHDWCTRYAIIKGICQGLKYLHEELDTPMSHLDLKPANVLLDEQMVPKITDFGLSRLFTGESSQITKSAIGTHGYVPPEYIDAAIISIKFDIYSLGVVIIKILAGPTGYFRSAEMSSQEFIELVHANWKNKLEKTSAYMLDQHSIPVKKCTEIALSCMNADRHKRPSIGVIINMLNEMETAFIDVQGSEGGFTCMEDGRGAQPTIYMARTTSSEGAAVDMDLLEQLLSDDNGCLEGATNASCSSNYFASPSTFLSDATTTTTMPPTSANNTFWFWLPVKGNDGQLVLSTTGMPFFLDKSSESLRRFRDLSTRYTFSTVVSSESSPVPVGLPGRVFMGKLPEWSPDVRYFSRYEYPQVNHAQHLNLHGAMWLPLFEEGNNTCLGVMEVIMTRQKLNFTSEMNNIFSALQAVNMRITEVLRIPRAKLNNEILDVLREACTTHRLPLAQTWVTCAQQGKHGSRNSDENYRYCISTIDAACYVNDPKMQKFHDACSDHHLLRGQGVAGKAFTTNQPCFLQDIGSSTKMEYPLSHHARIFNLKGAVAIRLRCTRTGTADFVLEFFLPTDCEALEEQKAVLDSLSGTLRSASQTLRVVTDKEMEDEAMLEMSELKLFGSQGKNKVEELSFGDKAAEHREEASWTSLAGYSQRESDLAEQSIHGRQSSSLAGIQTSAQGSKGKRRRKTEKTVSLQVPQQYLLGRRRLGTPPWREKK; encoded by the exons ATGTCGACCTCATTGCAAG GAGAGCATACAAATGGGGAATTGATTGCTGTGAAGGTGCTTCATCCCATTCCAGGGCTTGATGATGAGCAATTTGAGAAGGAGTATCACAATCTTGCAAGTCTGGAACACAAAAATATTGTGCGGTTAGTTGGCTATTGCCATGAAACTCAGCGAGAATTCCTACCTCACAATGGAAAAGTGGTTTTGGCTGAGTTGACACAGAGAGCGCTTTGCTTCGAGTTTATGCAAAATGGAAGCCTTGCAAGTTTTCTTAATG ATGAATCTAATGGACATGATTGGTGCACACGCTATGCAATAATTAAAGGAATTTGCCAAGGTTTGAAATATCTTCATGAGGAATTGGATACTCCTATGTCTCATTTGGATTTAAAACCAGCCAATGTATTGCTAGATGAACAAATGGTGCCCAAAATCACAGATTTTGGCTTGTCGAGACTCTTCACTGGAGAAAGTTCACAAATCACGAAAAGTGCTATAGGAACACA TGGGTATGTACCACCGGAATACATTGACGCGGCTATCATCTCTATTAAGTTTGACATATATAGTTTAGGGGTGGTAATCATAAAGATATTGGCAGGACCAACAGGTTACTTTAGAAGTGCTGAAATGTCTTCCCAGGAATTCATAGAGCTT GTACAtgcgaactggaagaataagctaGAAAAAACATCAGCTTACATGTTGGACCAACATTCCATACCAGTAAAGAAATGCACTGAGATAGCTTTAAGCTGCATGAATGCTGATCGTCACAAAAGGCCAAGTATAGGGGTAATCATCAATATGCTGAATGAGATGGAGACTGCGTTCATCGATGTACAAG GTTCTGAAGGAGGCTTTACCTGTATGGAAGACGGAAGAGGAGCCCAGCCCACCATCTACATGGCGCGCACCACGTCATCTGAGGGTGCGGCGGTTGACATGGATCTCCTGGAGCAGCTGCTCTCCGATGATAACGGCTGTCTTGAAGGGGCGACCAACGCTTCCTGCTCGTCCAACTACTTTGCTTCTCCTTCCACCTTCCTATCAGATgccacaaccaccaccaccatgccgccaACAAGTGCCAATAACACCTTTTGG TTCTGGTTGCCTGTCAAAGGCAACGATGGGCAGCTGGTGCTGTCAACGACCGGGATGCCGTTCTTTCTTGACAAAAGCTCGGAGAGCCTCAGACGGTTCAGGGACCTGTCGACCCGATACACGTTCTCTACAGTTGTCTCGTCGGAGTCCTCACCGGTACCGGTGGGGCTACCAGGGAGGGTGTTCATGGGCAAGCTCCCCGAGTGGTCTCCGGATGTTCGCTACTTCAGCAGATATGAATACCCCCAGGTGAACCATGCCCAGCACTTGAACCTCCATGGGGCGATGTGGCTTCCGTTGTTCGAGGAGGGGAACAACACGTGCTTGGGTGTTATGGAAGTGATCATGACTAGACAGAAGCTCAACTTCACATCTGAGATGAATAACATCTTCAGTGCTCTCCAG GCAGTTAATATGAGAATCACAGAAGTTTTAAGAATTCCACGTGCAAAG CTCAACAACGAGATACTGGACGTCCTAAGAGAAGCCTGCACCACCCACAGGCTCCCATTAGCTCAGACTTGGGTCACATGTGCTCAGCAAGGGAAACATGGCAGCCGCAACTCCGATGAAAACTACAGGTACTGCATCTCCACCATTGACGCGGCATGCTACGTCAATGATCCGAAGATGCAGAAATTCCATGACGCCTGCTCTGACCACCACCTTCTGCGTGGGCAAGGGGTTGCAGGGAAAGCCTTCACCACAAACCAGCCGTGCTTCCTACAAGACATTGGATCTTCAACTAAGATGGAATACCCATTGTCTCACCATGCGAGGATATTCAACTTAAAAGGTGCAGTGGCAATCCGATTGAGGTGCACACGCACCGGGACAGCAGACTTCGTGCTGGAATTCTTTCTGCCAACCGACTGTGAAGCCCTCGAGGAGCAGAAGGCAGTACTGGACTCATTGTCGGGCACCCTGCGCAGTGCTTCCCAAACTCTACGCGTGGTCACAGACAAGGAGATGGAGGATGAGGCAATGCTTGAAATGAGTGAGCTGAAGTTGTTTGGTTCCCAGGGGAAGAACAAAGTTGAGGAGTTGTCCTTTGGAGATAAAGCAGCGGAACATAGAGAGGAGGCATCGTGGACAAGTCTAGCAGGGTATTCGCAGAGAGAATCAGATTTAGCTGAACAAAGTATCCATGGAAGGCAGAGTTCATCTTTAGCTGGCATTCAGACATCAGCACAAGGCAGCAAAGGAAAAAGGCGCAGAAAGACGGAGAAGACTGTGAGCTTGCAGGTTCCTCAGCAGTACTTACTAGGTAGGAGACGGCTGGGCACTCCTCCATGGAGAGAAAAAAAGTAA